CGCCGGTGCCATAAATGGTCGTAGTGCCGGCGGCGTCCGTCGCACTCCAGGTCAGCAGCGTGCCTACGCGATTGCGGGGCGCATAACACTGTGTGTCATCGCCAAAGAAGGTATCGGTCTTCGGAGCGGCCGGTGTGTAGTCGCGGTCGAGCCAGGTATAGACCGATTCCGTCGCCGTGTCGAGCAGACTCTGATAGAAGAGCAGAAGCGCGGCATCGGTCGAGGCATCCTTAATGTATTCCTGGAATTCGACCAGCAACACAGGACTGGGGTAGGTTGGCATTGTGGGTATGATTAGTGTAGCGGCGAGGCGATCATGGCTGATTACCCAATTCGCCATTGGGAAGGGATGAACGATGAAAGGGCAAAGCTTTCGCTGGCCCCTTCAATGGGAAGGGGCCAAAGACGAACCGGGGCAAAACAGAATTCTATTTCACGACCTGGAATTTTACGACGCCGCCAAGGACGGAATTCGCAACGCGGACGTAATACGTGCCATTGGCGAGGCCAGAGCAATCGAGCGTGTAGCACAGCCCGATATCCGCTTCCGGTGTTGCATCATAAAGCGTAGCGATGTGCTGGCCGGTCGCGCTCACGACTTCCGCCATGAATGGATTATCCGCCGGAAGCGCATCGACACAGATCAGCACCCGAGTCGTTGCTGGATTGGGATGGATTGAGATGTTGAGATCACCGATTCTCGCCGTCGTGGTCTTCGGGTGCGGTTGTGATTTCTTGTATGCGGTGCTGTCGTCAGGGTTTGGTGCAGGCAATGTGATCGTCCCACCAAACTGTTGCTGCTGCATTAGCTCCGCACTGGTGCCAGTGTCCTTGTTCCAGATGATCGTGATGTATCCGACACCAGAAGCAGTCGGCAAAATCCTGGATTGAATATGATACCCGACACCCATCATAGTAGTATCATTCATATCGACTCCCGGATTTGAGCCACCGAATACACCCTGGCCATGGATGACAGCCGAATCGAGGACTTGGCTCACGAGTTGGCTTGCTGAGTCCTTGATAACGATGGAGTAGGAGATAAAATTAGTTGGATCAGGAAGCTGCGTCGAGAGTTGCGAGGTATCGACAAGAAGAATCCTCTTCATGTCGAGGATCGCGCTGTCCATGGTTGTCGGGAAACAAGTTGTTCGCACAGTATCTTCCGTGACCGGCCATTGTGATTGCACGATCGTCGTAGTCGAATCGTCAATCGAATCACCCTGGAACACTCCCGCAGGCGCATAAAGCCAGTTCACTTGTTTTGTGAAAGTCGAATCGGGATTTACACGCATCAATAATTTAATATCGTCGCTAGCCTGTTGAATGAGCGGTTGACAATACTTGCCCGTTGAGAACGTCTGAATGAGCGATGCATCCACTTTCGTTTCCACGGGAGGATTGGCAACGATCTTTTGAGCGTAGAGCCCATTCGCGTCAGCAGATATGCTGCGGTACGCAATTGACCCGAGGTCCTTCGGAGCATTGGCCGGAGGAGGACCCGGAGGATCCAGCTCGTAAGGCAAGCTCACCGTTCCACACTGAGCATACTCTTCAAGGCGCTTGAACTGCCAGGAATTGTCGCTCTGATGACGATAGACAAGGACTTGGTTCGAAAGCGTATCATTGAATACTACCTCCTCCAAAAGTCCATTGCCGCTAACGCCGCCGCAGAGATTTGTCTCGACACGCAGTATTGGAAGCGGAAGATTGTGAAACTCCGAATCAATAGAAGTAATGGTCGTAAATGTTGGAGGATTATTGAATGACTCAGGACTCGTCTCTTCGCGAATCAGAACCCGCCTCACGTCACTCCAACAATTCAAGGCAGATTGCCCGGGAGATGTTGTAACTTGATTGCCAAGTACAGCGTCAATCGGCGTCTGGCCGCCGGAACAACCTGCCGTATCCTGACCTTCCCACGTAACGATTGGCAGCGTAGACCCACCGGAAGGAGCTGGCTTGAGTGCAATGAACGGATGGTGATTCGAGCAATATCGAACGCCTTGCGAGATTTGATATGCAGGCAGCCAAAACCACGACTCGGGCGTCAGACCATTCATGAAATAGTGTTCGAGAGGTGCAACCATGATTGCAGACGAGCCTCCACTGAAGTCCTCTTCCCAAGCCAAATAAAACGTTTCATACGTTGGATTATGCGGGCCTTCGTTGCGCGAAGCAGATGTGACAAAGTGGACCTGACCGGAAGCTTTGCATTGGCTCGAAATCGGGCAATCCGGTACCGGGGTGGCAGTCCAATTACCCTGATAATAATGAATCTGGTAATTTGGAGCGCGCCGATAGGGCATGCTCACAGCAGTGTATGAGACCAAAAATCCATCAATTGCCGGTGTGATAACAGGTGCAAGGACATCACGTCCATTGCCCGTCACCTCAGGCACTAACGTATGCCCATACCCAGGATGATCGGACAGTGGAACGGTCCCGGTGGGAGACCATGAAATGCCAGCATCCGTGCTTGTAAGGATTACCACCGTAATTGACCGTGGGGTAGTGCGAGAGATGTAGTCATCAGTTGAGTAGACGACTGCAATTGTATCTGGACCGTTGACGGTATTTGTATGGACATCCCAGGAGTGCTTGCTTGCAATCGTTGGATCGTGACCAAGAAGAGAATTGGTTGGAGTGTACAACGGTTGAGGTTGATAACCGAGATTACCACCGGCCAGCGTTTGGAAGACATCGTCCCCATTGCCAGCGGGTTTGACTCTACAGAAATTTATAGAACCGTTCGAAGCCCAGACAACCCCACGGTCGTTTGCAATCGCGCATCCGGGACCTTGCGAAGTAATTTCGCAAACTCCATGCCCATTGTTGTATCGCCACTTGTCCGTCCGGCCTACTACCAGACCCGTCGCAGGTGCGATACGGAGCAGAGTGCCCTCCCCTGGTTCGAGATCGACTCCAAATGCCGATGGACTTACAGTTGGATCGATATATTCCTGACCAACTGATGTCCATGAGGTTCCATTGTTCGTCGTCTTGAAGAGATTCTTCCCTCGAAGATCAGAAATCGTGTAAAATGTTCCAAAAAGGTATGAAGGAGATTTGGTTTGCCCAGTATAATCGGTCCAACTGCCTTTGAGTTGAACTGTTACACGGCGAGCGTCGATTGCGCCGAGTAATCCAATCGAGGCAGGGCCGGTTGCATCGACTCGAGAAATCGAGTGATCTGCGTTATAGACTATTGGCCAGGTTCGTTTATTAGCCACCGTTACATAGACTGCGTTCGGATCATCAGGATCGTGGAATACTCCGATGTTATAGTACATGGAATCGGCGGGATCTACAAGCGTTCCACTAATAGTGTCATTGACTGTCTTGGGTACAAGCGGCCATGTAGAACGATCCACTTTTCGACTTTGGATGACAGTGAAAGGAAAGACTCCATCTCCTGTAGGATGTGGTCCTGCCTGAAGATCACCATGCGCCCAGTGATAATTCGGCAGTGTGTTATCGGCCAGATCGGAATATGAGAAGCTGGTTATCCATTGCAGTTTCGCTAGTTCAGATGCTATCGGGGCAATATCCGCCGTCGAACGCTTTACCCCATCAGCACGGTCTTTCACACCGTAATAAGTCGGCAAGGAAACGACGTTGTAATACCATGGTGCTATTGGATTGGCATAATAAGGAGCATACCACCACGGATCATAAGTATGTGGTCCATGCGAGGGATAGTGGGCGTCAAGCATTCGATCAAATGCTACCCAATTATTCCAATTGTTAGCAATACAACTCGGCCCCTGGCAGCCAGGATTCCAGTGGGTTTGAGGGCGAGAAGCGTAATAGCTCTTTTTTGTTCCATCTTCAGCCGTTCCACTCGGGTAAGTTCCCAAATAAGCCCACCCATTTTGCATGGCCTTTACATATGCATCAAGCTTCGTTTCGGTGTTGTTTGGGGGCGGGCAGTTGCTAAACGCATCGACTTGATCTCCAGCACTTAGTAGCTTATTACTGCTACCCAACGGACCATCATATATATCATAATCGCTCAATGTCGGTACCCAAAGATAGTCGCCACCGTTCCAAATGACATGGTCTGGGAAATGTGTTAACGGGTCATCAGAAGATGATCTAATAGGAGGAATAACACCGTCATTTGGGTGAAATGCGACTCCCGGTAATTCGGAAAAAGTATAAGTCGAGCCGCCTTGCGGAGTTACCTGGTCGCCATTGGTTACATCCGCAAAACCACTGTTAACGCCATCTTCGAAATTCTTGCCACAGAAGCCGATGTTACTGCCTCCATCATTCCCGATCGGATTAAAAATGATACCTTTGGCTCCCCAAGTTAAACAGTCCCATGTTTCCTCACGGATCTCGGAGGTAGTGAGGGGCTCAATTGATCCGAACCTGAAATAATCACCAAGACTTGTCTCTGTGGGCTGCCAATATGCGCTTAATTGGCAATTCCCATGCTGATCGACAGAGACTGGCGTTTGATTTGTCCCGGCTTGGGTGCAGACAAAATACACGAAACTGCCACATCCCTTGTAATAAACGACATCACCCATTGAATATGATTTGGTCGGATCATAACTAACAGGAGGGGGCGGCGATGAACTCGCCTGCCATGAAGAGTTACCTCCGCAAGTTGGAGGCGTATTCGTGTTAGTGCTCAAGGCAGTCCAATACACTGTCGAACAATTTGGGATCGGGTATATAACCCATGCACCTGGTAGATACGTTTGAGTTGCGCTCCAGGTCGGGAGGACGCTCATGGCATTCAACTGATCGTATGTAAACGTGGTAGGTGGTGGTTGGCCATTTCTTAAGGCATCGTAGAGAACTTTTCGTAGCCCATCGCGAATCAGCGGCCAGGAAGCATAAGGTGTTTGGTCGTCAAATGTGGATGGGTAACTAAAGAATGAAGTCCACAATGAGGGCTGATTCGGCTGAGGGAATTTATTCTGCGGGTACGAGCCTTTTGCAGCCGATTGATTTCTAAAGCTCATATCTCTCGCTGCATTCTGATAATGCAGGGTATAAGTGGAGTAATCGTCTGAGTCACTCGATGCGCGAATGACAGTGTTCCCATATGTTCCACTTGGATTCGCGGCTGTAATCGAGCTAGCCGAATTCCAGCCGGTAATTGTGAGTCCTAACTCCAGGAAGTTAGTATGATTCTTAACTTCCGAGGGAATTGCATCTCCTGCGAACAGAAGCGGAGTAACCATTTGCCAGTATGTAAAATTAGCATCCGGTGCAGCAGGGGGAATCCCTGTCCATGTGGCTCCGCCATTGAATGCTTGCCATCTCGTCTTAAAGTCATGGTCCGGGCGGCCGCCAATTTGACTTCCGTATGAGAAAAATGGTCCGGTATTAAAGTACCAGTATCCGCCGCTCGAAAATCCAATTCCCTCCATTTGCAGTGGGGGCGGTGGATTACCGCCCGACTCATCTTCATAAACGGAACGCCACTCAGGAGGACCGCCGGTTTTTAGCATGTAAAAATTCTTAATGACCTTATCCCCGAGGGCCTTGGAATATTTTCGAAGCGCTTCGTTAAAATGTGTGAAGGCTCGGAAGGATGGAGTTCCTGTTTCGTTTCCGCATTTCAATACCTTCGTATGCGACCAACCGTTGTTGCCAATTTGTGTATGAATAGAGTGAAGAATTCCGTTCACGGAAGTGGGAATTTGGTCGCCATCAGAGAGCACGTTGTGGTCATCGAAATCGCCCCTGAACAAATGATCGGCATAATCTGAGCGCAGACGGACACCGCGAACAAAAATGCCATGCGCATTGACGCCTTTTAGGTTTAGTGCGATTCCGATTGGAGTCTTGCCACTTGTTTGAATCTTGATCCGCTTAATTGTGTATGGCGAAGGTGTAATGTTTTTTGTCGGATCGCTAAGCACGTTGCTTGGAAAATTCAGAATATTTTTGTTCTCGTTGGGCAATGGTCTAAAGTTTCCGCCCTTGCCCGCATATAACACATCATTGATCGTAATGGGAATGGATTGCATGCCAGAGCCAGATGTCGTCGTAAAGCTCTGGCCACCATCGATCGAATAGGTATAAGTAACGCTACTCGAGTAATCAGACCATAAGATGGTCATCTC
The window above is part of the Bacteroidota bacterium genome. Proteins encoded here:
- a CDS encoding T9SS type A sorting domain-containing protein translates to MKRTSNIRLLSIMIAIVVPLTTIKVESIRAQTPRPPVPDWVFPLGALSFGTGLNGTISDFSEELLKFGLNTYFDGIPLNPDRSPQLLTIPGETAYLNKDIDAGGLGWFFPNGEAYNPLFAEWDFNLASNESGDAAWDLQSSWRLRTGSLNSNDEWSIGPTSADLSSQGHAGYYLWGFNEPTGSVAAFTSGTYNAGNPVVQAQTDPNCPFSFWVCNQDGTQSQPSCSNASWNPMSQTNILPFPGVNYSNSEAPYFYIDFVSRIKPSDYSSITDPTTEIYALEMTILWSDYSSSVTYTYSIDGGQSFTTTSGSGMQSIPITINDVLYAGKGGNFRPLPNENKNILNFPSNVLSDPTKNITPSPYTIKRIKIQTSGKTPIGIALNLKGVNAHGIFVRGVRLRSDYADHLFRGDFDDHNVLSDGDQIPTSVNGILHSIHTQIGNNGWSHTKVLKCGNETGTPSFRAFTHFNEALRKYSKALGDKVIKNFYMLKTGGPPEWRSVYEDESGGNPPPPLQMEGIGFSSGGYWYFNTGPFFSYGSQIGGRPDHDFKTRWQAFNGGATWTGIPPAAPDANFTYWQMVTPLLFAGDAIPSEVKNHTNFLELGLTITGWNSASSITAANPSGTYGNTVIRASSDSDDYSTYTLHYQNAARDMSFRNQSAAKGSYPQNKFPQPNQPSLWTSFFSYPSTFDDQTPYASWPLIRDGLRKVLYDALRNGQPPPTTFTYDQLNAMSVLPTWSATQTYLPGAWVIYPIPNCSTVYWTALSTNTNTPPTCGGNSSWQASSSPPPPVSYDPTKSYSMGDVVYYKGCGSFVYFVCTQAGTNQTPVSVDQHGNCQLSAYWQPTETSLGDYFRFGSIEPLTTSEIREETWDCLTWGAKGIIFNPIGNDGGSNIGFCGKNFEDGVNSGFADVTNGDQVTPQGGSTYTFSELPGVAFHPNDGVIPPIRSSSDDPLTHFPDHVIWNGGDYLWVPTLSDYDIYDGPLGSSNKLLSAGDQVDAFSNCPPPNNTETKLDAYVKAMQNGWAYLGTYPSGTAEDGTKKSYYASRPQTHWNPGCQGPSCIANNWNNWVAFDRMLDAHYPSHGPHTYDPWWYAPYYANPIAPWYYNVVSLPTYYGVKDRADGVKRSTADIAPIASELAKLQWITSFSYSDLADNTLPNYHWAHGDLQAGPHPTGDGVFPFTVIQSRKVDRSTWPLVPKTVNDTISGTLVDPADSMYYNIGVFHDPDDPNAVYVTVANKRTWPIVYNADHSISRVDATGPASIGLLGAIDARRVTVQLKGSWTDYTGQTKSPSYLFGTFYTISDLRGKNLFKTTNNGTSWTSVGQEYIDPTVSPSAFGVDLEPGEGTLLRIAPATGLVVGRTDKWRYNNGHGVCEITSQGPGCAIANDRGVVWASNGSINFCRVKPAGNGDDVFQTLAGGNLGYQPQPLYTPTNSLLGHDPTIASKHSWDVHTNTVNGPDTIAVVYSTDDYISRTTPRSITVVILTSTDAGISWSPTGTVPLSDHPGYGHTLVPEVTGNGRDVLAPVITPAIDGFLVSYTAVSMPYRRAPNYQIHYYQGNWTATPVPDCPISSQCKASGQVHFVTSASRNEGPHNPTYETFYLAWEEDFSGGSSAIMVAPLEHYFMNGLTPESWFWLPAYQISQGVRYCSNHHPFIALKPAPSGGSTLPIVTWEGQDTAGCSGGQTPIDAVLGNQVTTSPGQSALNCWSDVRRVLIREETSPESFNNPPTFTTITSIDSEFHNLPLPILRVETNLCGGVSGNGLLEEVVFNDTLSNQVLVYRHQSDNSWQFKRLEEYAQCGTVSLPYELDPPGPPPANAPKDLGSIAYRSISADANGLYAQKIVANPPVETKVDASLIQTFSTGKYCQPLIQQASDDIKLLMRVNPDSTFTKQVNWLYAPAGVFQGDSIDDSTTTIVQSQWPVTEDTVRTTCFPTTMDSAILDMKRILLVDTSQLSTQLPDPTNFISYSIVIKDSASQLVSQVLDSAVIHGQGVFGGSNPGVDMNDTTMMGVGYHIQSRILPTASGVGYITIIWNKDTGTSAELMQQQQFGGTITLPAPNPDDSTAYKKSQPHPKTTTARIGDLNISIHPNPATTRVLICVDALPADNPFMAEVVSATGQHIATLYDATPEADIGLCYTLDCSGLANGTYYVRVANSVLGGVVKFQVVK